A region from the Azospirillaceae bacterium genome encodes:
- a CDS encoding methyl-accepting chemotaxis protein, producing the protein MRDNGPVTNREVEFGKDELLVSRTDPSGRITYANRAFVRVSGYESDELIGAPHNLVRHPDMPKAAFADLWATIRAGRPWDGLVKNRTKQGDYYWVRANVTPVMEGGLLAGYVSIRSKPSREEVRAAESVYAELRAGRGALKDGAVIATGLAARARRFVDSVRGRMILTMGTLIACTLVAGGLRFMGLGGGAESGDHAAWLWANGAIILVSLLASVIGGSVVMATLRRALARQEAHFTAVAAGDFGHAIPADPTAEFQTLTSAMRALRARLAFSLDQRGELTERAREEARMALLETCRAIEADLNATWMGVERGSRRAVAGVEQLKHAMVVVRENTVAVSAAAEQASGNAGNVAAATEQLSAAGDEIARQAARSSDVARRAVDSAQQAAGAVERMEEATRQIGSVTDLIANIAGQTNLLALNATIEAARAGEAGKGFAVVAHEVKSLSGQTQRATDEIGAQVSGLRGAVAASVDAIRAVITVIGEINEASASTAAAVEEQSAANAEIGRSASESAGAAQQVSHSVGGIRGQSDEIASIAAALDMRVGETQSAVEDLKRRMTIALRQSLAGDRRAADRVPCDVPATLEVAGRRLGGRLQDISSRGALVLVDDLPTLSDQQEVALTIDGPGTLAATVAGISELGLHLCFVHVDLATQDRLNTLLTDVVERHRSFIELAQNAAGRMAMALQAAVDGGEISEDDLFSPQLEAVSGTDPQQYMAPYTDLTDRVFPGIQEPVAAGDPRIQFCAAVVPSGYLPTHMKRVSQAQRPGEYDWNVANSRNRRLFNDRAGLAAGRNTGDYLVQSYPRDMGGGVTVRLTEVDAPIRVHGRVWGNVRIAFKD; encoded by the coding sequence ATGCGTGATAACGGGCCGGTGACCAATCGCGAGGTCGAGTTCGGGAAGGATGAGTTGCTGGTGTCCCGCACCGACCCGTCGGGCCGCATCACCTACGCCAACCGCGCCTTCGTCCGCGTCAGCGGTTATGAGTCGGACGAACTGATCGGCGCGCCGCACAACCTGGTCCGCCATCCCGACATGCCCAAGGCCGCCTTCGCCGATTTGTGGGCCACCATCCGCGCCGGCCGCCCCTGGGACGGCCTGGTCAAGAACCGCACCAAGCAAGGTGACTACTACTGGGTGCGCGCCAACGTCACCCCGGTGATGGAAGGCGGCCTGCTGGCCGGCTACGTCTCCATCCGCAGCAAGCCCAGCCGGGAAGAGGTGCGGGCCGCCGAATCGGTGTACGCCGAACTGCGCGCCGGCCGGGGCGCCCTGAAGGACGGCGCCGTCATCGCCACCGGCCTGGCCGCCCGCGCCCGCCGATTCGTGGACAGCGTGCGGGGCCGCATGATCCTGACCATGGGCACGCTGATCGCCTGCACCCTGGTGGCCGGCGGCCTGCGTTTCATGGGTCTGGGCGGTGGTGCCGAATCCGGCGACCACGCCGCCTGGCTGTGGGCCAATGGCGCCATCATCCTGGTGTCGCTGCTGGCCTCCGTCATCGGCGGCAGCGTGGTGATGGCGACCCTGCGCCGCGCGCTCGCCCGGCAGGAGGCGCACTTCACCGCCGTGGCCGCCGGTGACTTCGGCCATGCCATCCCGGCCGACCCCACGGCCGAATTCCAGACCCTGACCAGCGCCATGCGCGCCCTGCGCGCCCGCCTGGCCTTCAGCCTGGACCAGCGGGGCGAGTTGACCGAACGCGCACGGGAAGAGGCGCGCATGGCGCTGCTGGAAACCTGCCGCGCGATCGAGGCCGACCTGAACGCCACCTGGATGGGCGTGGAACGGGGCAGCCGCCGCGCCGTCGCGGGGGTGGAACAGCTGAAGCACGCCATGGTGGTGGTGCGTGAGAACACCGTGGCGGTATCGGCCGCCGCCGAACAGGCCAGCGGCAACGCCGGCAACGTCGCCGCCGCCACCGAACAGCTGAGTGCCGCGGGGGATGAGATCGCCCGCCAGGCCGCCCGGTCCAGCGATGTCGCCCGCCGCGCGGTCGACAGCGCCCAGCAGGCCGCCGGTGCGGTGGAGCGGATGGAGGAGGCGACCCGCCAGATCGGCAGTGTCACCGACCTGATCGCCAACATCGCCGGGCAGACCAACCTGCTGGCCCTGAACGCCACCATCGAGGCGGCACGCGCGGGTGAGGCCGGCAAGGGCTTCGCCGTCGTGGCGCATGAGGTCAAGTCGCTGTCCGGCCAGACGCAACGGGCGACGGACGAGATCGGCGCCCAGGTGTCGGGCCTGCGCGGCGCCGTGGCCGCCAGTGTCGATGCCATCCGCGCCGTCATCACCGTGATCGGCGAAATCAACGAGGCCTCGGCCTCCACTGCCGCGGCGGTGGAGGAGCAGTCGGCCGCCAACGCGGAAATCGGCCGCAGCGCGTCGGAGTCCGCTGGTGCCGCGCAGCAGGTGTCGCACAGCGTGGGTGGCATCCGCGGCCAGTCGGATGAGATCGCGTCTATCGCCGCCGCCCTGGACATGCGCGTGGGCGAGACGCAAAGCGCGGTGGAGGATCTGAAGCGCCGCATGACCATCGCGCTACGCCAATCGCTGGCCGGTGACCGCCGCGCCGCCGACCGCGTGCCCTGCGACGTGCCGGCGACGCTGGAGGTGGCGGGCCGCCGCTTGGGCGGCCGCCTGCAGGATATCTCGTCCCGCGGCGCCCTGGTCCTGGTGGACGACCTGCCCACCCTGTCCGACCAGCAGGAGGTGGCGTTGACCATCGACGGCCCCGGCACCCTGGCGGCCACCGTGGCGGGCATCAGCGAACTGGGCCTGCACCTGTGCTTCGTCCATGTCGACCTTGCCACGCAGGACCGGCTGAACACCCTGCTGACCGATGTCGTCGAACGCCACCGGTCCTTTATCGAACTGGCGCAGAACGCCGCCGGCCGCATGGCGATGGCGCTGCAGGCGGCAGTGGATGGCGGTGAGATCAGCGAGGACGACCTGTTCTCCCCGCAGTTGGAGGCCGTCAGCGGCACCGACCCGCAGCAATATATGGCGCCTTACACCGACCTGACCGACCGGGTGTTCCCGGGCATCCAGGAACCGGTGGCGGCTGGCGATCCGCGCATCCAGTTCTGTGCCGCCGTGGTGCCCTCAGGCTATCTGCCCACCCACATGAAGCGCGTGTCGCAGGCCCAACGCCCGGGCGAATACGATTGGAACGTGGCCAACAGCCGCAACCGCCGCCTGTTCAACGACCGCGCCGGCCTGGCCGCCGGCCGCAACACCGGCGACTATCTGGTCCAGTCCTATCCCCGGGACATGGGCGGCGGCGTCACCGTGCGCCTGACCGAGGTCGATGCCCCCATCCGGGTGCACGGCCGGGTCTGGGGCAACGTCCGAATCGCCTTCAAGGACTGA
- a CDS encoding XRE family transcriptional regulator, producing MQIATTTERRRQMPMGDRIRARRKALGLTLQQVAARSGLSAPFISQAERDLSVPSLVSLLALADALTVELSYFMEVPDSGAIVHRAAKPNRITVDSPVDYIDLASNLEDRKLDIILMRVPPGHAFPTDQRSGEDFLYVIEGEMTGVVGKTKAKLGAGDSLHFDSMQAHSARNTSDEEVLLLYVGTPSMFAKTVHSVIAPEADDDQD from the coding sequence ATGCAGATTGCGACCACGACCGAACGCCGGCGGCAGATGCCCATGGGCGACCGCATCCGCGCCCGCCGCAAGGCGCTGGGCCTGACCTTGCAGCAGGTGGCCGCACGCTCTGGCCTGTCCGCCCCCTTCATCAGCCAGGCGGAACGGGATCTCAGCGTGCCGTCGCTGGTGTCGCTGCTGGCGCTGGCCGACGCGCTGACCGTGGAACTCAGCTATTTCATGGAGGTGCCGGACAGCGGCGCCATCGTCCACCGCGCCGCCAAGCCCAACCGCATCACGGTGGACAGCCCCGTCGATTACATCGACCTGGCGTCCAACCTGGAAGACCGCAAGCTGGACATTATCCTGATGCGGGTGCCGCCGGGCCACGCCTTCCCCACCGACCAGCGCAGCGGTGAGGATTTCCTGTACGTCATCGAGGGCGAGATGACCGGCGTGGTGGGCAAGACCAAGGCCAAGCTGGGCGCCGGCGACAGCCTGCATTTCGACAGCATGCAAGCGCACAGCGCCCGCAATACCTCGGACGAAGAAGTACTGCTGCTGTACGTCGGCACGCCGTCGATGTTCGCGAAGACGGTGCATAGCGTCATCGCGCCTGAGGCGGATGACGACCAGGACTGA
- a CDS encoding prolyl oligopeptidase family serine peptidase: MKHTLRALLLSPGLLLGAVPAFAETPVPPANGIPDDPRSWMEDMANPQALDWAKAETDRSTAVLQADPRYPTLLAEATAIAESRDRVPGVSFRGDAVYNFWQDATHVQGIWRTTTLDSFRKTEPAWQAVLDVDALAKAEGVKWVFKGTDCDEETHRHCMIQLSDGGEDAVILREFDLKTRSFVHGGFTLPRGKQSVTWADPDTLLVAREWGPDTLTPSGYPYIVKALKRGQPLDQARDVFRGEKTDMSVGAETFRDAQGRQAVVIVRNRSFFEAEQYLVAGGDVKRLALPLKSRIHGLHDGQMIVEVKEDWDAGGTHVTQGSVVALDLAALAADPDHPHPAVVYAPTPREGLTDIDFTRHHLLLGLTDNVKGRVYVADRNADGTWRRAQLQLPDNAAISITGADRDHDRIFVTVAGFLDPLTLSLVDTNTGAVEKLKSTPPQFDASKAVVEQREAVSSDGTRVPYFVVRPRDLAFDGSTPTLLYAYGGFEVPMLPRYLGATGKLWLERGGAYVLANIRGGGEFGPAWHEAGLKTKRQVIYDDFAAVARDLIATKLTSTRRLGIEGGSNGGLLMGVEFTQHPELWRAVVIQVPLLDMLRFPVIGAGASWVGEYGDPSVPEERAFLAGISPYNNIKAGVSYPEPLFVTSAKDDRVNPGHARKMAAKMKDMGLPYLYYENTEGGHAASANLKETARRQALEFTYLLRKLKD; encoded by the coding sequence ATGAAACACACGTTGCGCGCCTTGCTGCTGTCCCCCGGCCTGTTGCTGGGGGCGGTTCCCGCCTTTGCCGAAACCCCCGTCCCCCCGGCCAACGGCATCCCCGACGATCCCCGGTCGTGGATGGAGGATATGGCCAATCCCCAGGCGCTGGACTGGGCCAAGGCGGAAACCGACCGTTCCACCGCCGTGCTGCAGGCCGACCCGCGTTATCCCACCTTGCTGGCGGAGGCGACGGCCATCGCCGAGTCGCGTGATCGGGTTCCGGGCGTCAGTTTCCGGGGCGATGCCGTCTATAATTTCTGGCAGGACGCGACCCACGTGCAGGGCATCTGGCGCACCACCACGCTGGACAGCTTCCGCAAAACCGAACCGGCTTGGCAGGCCGTGCTGGACGTGGACGCCCTGGCCAAGGCCGAGGGCGTGAAATGGGTGTTCAAGGGGACCGACTGTGATGAGGAAACCCACCGCCACTGCATGATCCAGCTGTCGGATGGCGGCGAGGACGCGGTCATCCTGCGGGAATTCGACCTGAAGACCCGCTCCTTCGTCCACGGCGGCTTCACCCTGCCGCGCGGCAAGCAGTCGGTCACCTGGGCCGACCCCGACACCCTGCTGGTGGCCCGCGAGTGGGGCCCCGACACCCTGACGCCGTCGGGCTATCCCTACATCGTGAAGGCGCTGAAGCGCGGTCAGCCACTGGACCAGGCGCGTGATGTCTTCCGGGGCGAGAAGACGGACATGAGCGTGGGCGCGGAAACCTTCCGTGACGCCCAGGGCCGCCAGGCGGTGGTCATCGTCCGCAACCGCAGCTTCTTCGAGGCGGAACAATATCTGGTGGCGGGCGGTGATGTGAAACGCCTGGCGCTGCCCCTGAAATCCCGCATCCATGGCCTGCACGATGGCCAGATGATCGTGGAGGTGAAGGAAGACTGGGATGCCGGTGGCACCCATGTCACCCAGGGTAGCGTCGTGGCCCTGGACCTGGCGGCGCTGGCGGCCGATCCCGATCATCCCCACCCGGCGGTGGTCTATGCCCCGACACCGCGGGAGGGCCTGACCGATATCGACTTCACCCGCCATCACCTGCTGCTGGGCCTGACCGACAATGTGAAGGGTCGCGTGTACGTGGCCGATCGCAATGCCGACGGCACCTGGCGCCGCGCCCAGCTGCAGCTGCCGGATAACGCCGCCATCAGCATCACGGGTGCCGACCGCGACCATGACCGCATCTTCGTCACCGTTGCGGGTTTCCTGGATCCGCTGACCCTGTCCCTGGTCGACACCAACACCGGTGCGGTGGAAAAGCTGAAATCCACCCCGCCGCAGTTCGACGCGTCCAAGGCGGTGGTGGAACAGCGCGAGGCCGTGTCCAGCGACGGCACGCGCGTGCCCTATTTCGTGGTGCGGCCGCGCGACTTGGCCTTCGACGGGTCCACGCCCACCCTGCTGTACGCATACGGCGGATTCGAAGTCCCGATGCTGCCGCGCTACCTGGGCGCCACCGGCAAGCTGTGGCTGGAACGGGGCGGCGCTTACGTCCTGGCCAACATCCGCGGCGGCGGCGAATTCGGCCCCGCCTGGCATGAGGCCGGGCTGAAGACCAAGCGCCAGGTCATCTATGACGACTTCGCCGCCGTCGCCCGCGACCTGATCGCCACCAAGCTGACCAGCACGCGGCGCTTAGGGATTGAGGGCGGTTCCAACGGCGGTCTGCTGATGGGGGTGGAGTTCACCCAGCATCCGGAGCTGTGGCGTGCCGTCGTCATCCAGGTGCCCTTGCTGGACATGCTGCGGTTCCCCGTCATCGGCGCCGGTGCCTCATGGGTGGGGGAATATGGCGATCCGTCCGTACCGGAGGAGCGCGCCTTCCTGGCCGGCATCTCGCCCTACAATAATATCAAGGCAGGGGTGAGTTATCCGGAACCCTTGTTCGTGACTTCCGCCAAGGATGACCGGGTCAATCCCGGCCACGCCCGCAAAATGGCGGCCAAGATGAAGGACATGGGCCTACCCTACCTCTATTACGAAAATACCGAGGGCGGTCACGCGGCCAGCGCCAACCTGAAGGAAACCGCCAGGCGGCAAGCGCTGGAGTTCACCTACCTTTTACGGAAACTCAAGGATTAG